The following coding sequences are from one Kogia breviceps isolate mKogBre1 chromosome X, mKogBre1 haplotype 1, whole genome shotgun sequence window:
- the LOC136793456 gene encoding collagen alpha-2(I) chain-like: MPAPGERSGERRLPNPPSVRRLWPPRRPASRAARPAVRVAGAPGVHRPALPGALQAPGAGGSPLLLGFLRRGFETQPPPHRLHLPSSSRETKGLFIKRIVGGSSGGGGGREGGIYKDKKRWSGGRSCAASGSPERRRRPGSPSGSEADTTRPVGTREAARACGGLGCPAAMLPSGLPQSGNGIARPRGPGRRGRRDPRGGLPRETRALFPTNSFEIAQARGDFASLFQRGRLSYARLARPHNVPELALPSCAPACAHTPTHTRGVPLGRTQLQKRGGAKPLARSASVCSGSDDFRAVFCKLILLVSAQSKFNHGSKSDRMASFPSGFGHAASGRSPAEPTGREKYLAALRGASRPPSLAPGAGLRCRSKAWELGARGRRELRAGAQSGLPRAASSARGCSPEENLAGEGAKGGGLGARTLHTPARWRQTGYGWGWGKSCAQRPLPTGPSSGSRYAKAAASLASGLRAARGAPGQKREPPGSPARPGEPSWPAPLCLPSSVLDCPCPIPDARRAPGCRHRPQSRAMRAALSLAQPVREGGDHAQRQVGRVLGANFGVPRLSVSQGPRFSATGTTSAGHKCSPAPPEQSDLPRPPSALPCCGAPAAAAGAVPEGRAATGAGSLASGARRAARPGCRSPLASGRCPRAHPPPAASARSQVHAGGAAAAASICSLHSHRPAPRRAPGRDRPRAAAGPPPPRPGRVLTFRGRLRAEERRSHGRRVCPLAPAQTAKATRCDGSGDQGSQVRTLSVPPAEEPGRASQSPSSQASGRRSPRGSWAGLASRSAGLSRGRHLRLLQEHGFLVSCPAASRSAPSSLSARAPRPLAPLPVSPGAGPRPSSGVPNRAAFPNLHFPGGGRERAQLADAASGPTAAAPSAAPERAPGSRLHL; encoded by the exons ATGCCCGCGCCCGGCGAGCGCAGCGGCGAGCGGCGTCTGCCCAACCCGCCGAGCGTGCGCCGCCTCTGGCCTCCGCGCCGGCCCGCTAGCCGAGCCGCCCGCCCGGCCGTCCGGGTCGCGGGGGCCCCGGGTGTCCACCGCCCGGCACTGCCGGGCGCGCTGCAGGCTCCAGGAGCCGGGGGCTCCCCACTCCTTCTGGGGTTCCTGCGGAGGGGCTTCGAGacgcagcctcctccccaccgccTACACTTGCCCTCCT cctCCAGGGAAACAAAGGGGCTTTTTATAAAGCGGATTGTcggcggcagcagcggcggcgggggtgggagagaggggggaATCTATAAAGACAAGAAGAGGTGGAGTGGGGGAAGAAGCTGCGCGGCCTCCGGGAGCcccgagcggcggcggcggccgggaaGCCCCAGCGGGAGCGAGGCCGACACCACCCGGCCCGTGGGCACCCGGGAGGCGGCCCGCGCCTGCGGAGGGCTGGGCTGCCCCGCTGCGATGCTGCCCTCCGGCTTGCCGCAGTCTGGGAACGGGATCGCCCGGCCGCGGGGCCCGGGCCGGCGGGGGCGGCGCGATCCCCGCGGGGGTCTCCCCCGGGAGACTCGGGCCCTCTTCCCAACCAACTCTTTCGAAATTGCTCAGGCTCGGGGAGACTTTGCGTCTTTGTTCCAGCGCGGCCGCCTCTCGTACGCCCGGCTCGCTCGCCCTCACAATGTCCCGGAGCTGGCCTTG CCATCCTGTGCTCCCGCCTGCGCACACACTCCCACCCACACTCGGGGTGTCCCGCTCGGCCGCACCCAGCTGCAGAAGCGCGGCGGGGCGAAGCCCCTGGCCCGAAGTGCGTCTGTTTGCTCGGGTTCCGACGACTTCAGGGCAGTTTTCTGCAAGCTAATCCTATTAGTGTCTGCTCAGTCCAAATTTAATCACGGATCAAAATCAGACCGTATGGCCAGCTTTCCAAGCGGCTTCGGACACGCTGCATCGGGACGGAGCCCGGCCGAGCCAACTGGCCGTGAAAAGTATTTGGCGGCGCTCCGGGGGGCTTCCCGCCCGCCCTCGCTGGCGCCGGGCGCCGGGCTGCGCTGCCGCTCCAAGGCCTGGGAGCTCGGGGCGCGGGGGCGCCGGGAGCTCCGGGCAGGAGCCCAGTCGGGGCTGCCTCGAGCCGCCAGCTCTGCTCGGGGCTGCTCTCCAGAGGAGAATTTGGCAGGGGAGGGAGCGAAAGGCGGCGGGCTCGGCGCGCGCACACTCCACACTCCCGCTCGGTGGCGGCAAACTGGGTAcgggtggggttgggggaaatCCTGCGCCCAGCGCCCACTGCCGACTGGCCCGAGCTCTGGGAGCCGGTATGCGAAGGCAGCGGCGTCGCTGGCATCCGGGCTGCGAGCGGCCCGGGGTGCGCCGGGTCAGAAGCGGGAGCCTCCCGGTAGCCCGGCGCGGCCCGGGGAGCCCTCGTGGCCCGCgcccctctgccttccctcctcGGTACTCGACTGCCCCTGCCCGATTCCAGACGCCCGGCGGGCGCCGGGGTGCAGGCACAGGCCACAGTCCCGGGCGATGCGAGCTGCGCTCAGCTTGGCCCAGCCAGTCCGAGAAGGGGGCGACCACGCGCAGCGCCAGGTGGGCCGTGTGCTCGGAGCAAACTTCGGGGTCCCCCGGCTCTCAGTATCCCAGGGCCCCCGCTTCTCCGCGACGGGGACCACAAGTGCGGGCCACAAGTGCAGCCCGGCGCCCCCAGAGCAGTCGGACCTCCCGCGCCCGCCCTCAGCCTTACCGTGCTGCGGAGCtcccgcggcggcggcgggggcagTGCCCGAGGGGCGGGCGGCCACCGGCGCGGGCAGCCTGGCCTCCGGCGCCCGCCGAGCGGCCCGGCCCGGTTGCAGATCACCTCTGGCTAGCGGCCGGTGCCCCCGCGCCCACCCGCCTCCGGCCGCTTCAGCTCGCAGCCAAGTTCATGCCGGCGGCGCTGCAGCGGCGGCCTCAATCTGCTCGCTCCATTCCCACCGCCCGGCTCCGCGCCGCGCGCCCGGAAG AGACCGACCTCGAGCAGCGGCCGGGCCTCCTCCCCCTCGCCCCGGAAGGGTGCTCACCTTCCGCGGGCGGCTGCGGGCAGAGGAGCGCCGGTCTCACGGCCGCCGCGTCTGCCCGCTGGCTCCTGCCCAGACGGCCAAGGCGACCCGCTGTGACGGCAGTGGGGACCAGGGCTCTCAG gtGCGGACCCTGTCTGTGCCGCCCGCCGAGGAGCCCGGGCGCGCCAGCCAGTCTCCCTCCTCTCAGGCCTCGGGCAGGCGGAGCCCCCGCGGGAGCTGGGCCGGCCTGGCCTCTCGCAGCGCGGGGTTATCCCGGGGCAGACACCTGCGGCTTCTGCAGGAACACGGGTTCCTCGTGAGCTGCCCGGCGGCGAGCCGGAGCGCGCCGTCCTCCCTCTCTGCCCGGGCGCCGAGGCCGCTGGCTCCTCTCCCCGTCTCCCCGGGGGCTGGCCCGCGCCCCTCCTCCGGGGTCCCCAACCGGGCTGCGTTTCCTAACCTGCACTTCCCGGGCGGCGGCAGGGAGCGAGCTCAGCTCGCGGACGCCGCGTCCGGTCCGACAGCAGCAGCGCCGAGCGCAGCCCCAGAGCGGGCTCCGGGCTCCCGCCTGCACCTCTGA